A part of Aurantimicrobium sp. MWH-Uga1 genomic DNA contains:
- the recO gene encoding DNA repair protein RecO, translated as MPLYRDEGVVLRTHKLGEADRIVTLLTKTRGKVRAVAKGVRRTSSKFGARLEPFMVADIQFYQGRSLDTIQQAETIASYGADIVDDYARFTAANVMVETADKVTELESSSQQYLLLIGALRSLSRQEHPTELTLDSYLLRALSMAGWAPSFDGCAKCGAEGPHESFIVQLGGMVCTQCAPPGSAHIVPQVVLLLDALVRGEWDVAEAVPVEYWSNASALVSAYTQWHLERTLRSLEHVAR; from the coding sequence ATGCCGCTATACCGCGACGAGGGCGTGGTGTTGCGCACGCACAAACTCGGTGAAGCTGATCGAATAGTGACGCTGCTGACAAAAACGCGTGGCAAAGTTCGTGCAGTGGCTAAAGGCGTTCGGAGAACTTCCTCCAAATTTGGAGCCCGCTTGGAGCCATTTATGGTCGCGGATATCCAGTTTTATCAAGGTCGAAGCCTGGACACGATTCAGCAAGCAGAAACTATTGCCTCCTACGGAGCAGACATCGTGGATGACTATGCTCGCTTCACGGCGGCCAATGTCATGGTCGAAACAGCGGACAAAGTTACTGAGCTTGAAAGCTCCTCACAGCAATATCTCTTGCTGATTGGGGCTTTGCGTTCCTTGTCTCGTCAGGAACACCCCACTGAATTAACTCTTGATTCATATTTGCTTCGTGCATTGAGCATGGCTGGTTGGGCTCCTAGTTTTGATGGCTGTGCCAAATGTGGTGCTGAAGGCCCTCATGAAAGCTTCATCGTTCAACTCGGTGGAATGGTTTGCACGCAGTGTGCACCTCCCGGGTCTGCACACATCGTGCCGCAGGTAGTTCTTCTCCTCGATGCTCTGGTTCGTGGCGAGTGGGATGTCGCAGAGGCAGTACCTGTTGAATACTGGAGTAATGCCAGCGCCCTTGTTTCTGCCTATACCCAGTGGCACTTGGAACGGACGCTTCGATCTTTGGAGCATGTAGCACGATGA
- a CDS encoding deoxyguanosinetriphosphate triphosphohydrolase, which produces MSDHHVETATIPTVTAGYSEFDAERMLKETHSSRRSDFARDRARLLHSSALRRLSAKTQVLSPTAGLDFARNRLTHSLEVAQVGREIAGRLRLDPDVVDTASLAHDIGHPPFGHNGEKALNSWSLDIGGFEGNAQTLRLLTRLEPKVFGTDGRSFGLNLTRASLDASTKYPWPEQQAVIDPTGRAKFGFYADDFDVFAWMRADAPDKQRCIEAQVMDLSDDIAYSVHDFEDAIFNGYVDAGELGARVNHDELVDSMFEWIGGEFSHDELIAAFDRLDNLDVWVDTWDGSRIAQAKLKNLTSQLIGRFAHAAVHATREAYSQQSLVRFGGNVIVPDEVRAEIAVLKGIVAAFVMTTNSRQPVYTQQREVLTDLCNALYERGPEVMDRHFADDWNATTDEAVRRRIVIDQVASLTDQSAFALHNRLCGGNNTVTVVS; this is translated from the coding sequence ATGTCAGACCACCACGTTGAAACGGCAACCATACCAACCGTGACGGCCGGTTATTCAGAGTTTGATGCTGAACGAATGTTGAAGGAAACCCACTCCTCTCGTCGCTCTGATTTTGCCCGAGATCGTGCCCGTTTGCTTCACTCCAGCGCACTGCGCAGACTCTCTGCTAAGACCCAGGTCCTCAGTCCTACGGCAGGATTAGATTTTGCCAGAAACCGCCTCACGCACTCGCTGGAGGTGGCACAGGTTGGCCGGGAAATCGCTGGCCGTCTTCGACTAGATCCGGACGTTGTTGATACTGCGAGTTTGGCTCACGACATAGGTCACCCACCATTTGGTCACAACGGTGAAAAGGCGTTGAACTCCTGGAGTTTAGACATTGGGGGCTTCGAAGGAAATGCACAAACTCTGCGTTTGTTGACTCGCCTGGAGCCAAAAGTTTTCGGAACTGATGGACGCAGTTTTGGGCTCAACCTCACGCGCGCAAGTCTTGATGCCAGCACAAAATACCCCTGGCCTGAACAACAGGCAGTTATTGATCCAACTGGTCGGGCAAAGTTTGGTTTCTATGCCGATGATTTTGATGTCTTCGCGTGGATGCGCGCGGATGCACCGGATAAACAGCGTTGCATAGAGGCTCAGGTTATGGATCTCAGTGATGACATTGCCTATTCCGTGCATGACTTTGAAGATGCCATTTTCAATGGCTATGTGGATGCGGGAGAGCTCGGTGCTCGAGTAAACCATGATGAACTGGTGGACTCCATGTTTGAGTGGATTGGGGGTGAGTTCTCTCACGATGAGCTCATCGCTGCCTTTGATCGACTCGATAATTTGGATGTGTGGGTGGACACCTGGGATGGCTCGCGTATTGCCCAAGCCAAACTAAAAAACCTCACGAGCCAACTCATTGGTCGTTTTGCTCACGCAGCTGTTCATGCCACTCGAGAGGCGTATTCTCAGCAGAGCTTGGTGCGTTTTGGTGGAAATGTGATAGTTCCCGATGAGGTACGTGCAGAGATTGCTGTGCTCAAGGGAATCGTTGCCGCTTTTGTGATGACCACTAATTCACGCCAGCCTGTCTACACTCAGCAGCGCGAAGTGCTCACAGATTTGTGCAACGCCCTATATGAGCGTGGGCCAGAAGTAATGGACCGTCACTTCGCCGACGACTGGAACGCTACAACCGATGAGGCGGTGCGCCGCCGCATCGTGATTGACCAGGTCGCGAGCTTGACCGATCAATCTGCATTCGCCTTGCACAACCGGCTGTGTGGGGGAAACAACACTGTGACGGTGGTGTCCTAA
- a CDS encoding isoprenyl transferase, whose product MSKPYTHKDAVEYRPVDWTGIYPPSFPAGSVPHHVAIVMDGNGRWANQQGLTRVEGHKAGEAALLDVVAGAIQAGVKHLSVYAFSTENWKRSPEEVRFLMGFNRDVLHRRRDQLNEWDVRVRWAGRKPKLWPSVIEELQFAEELTKKNKTLTLTMCVNYGGRTEIADAVRKISADVASGKINPSKVTEKFIAKNLYIPDMPDVDLFVRSSGEQRTSNFLLWQSAYAEMVFLNQLWPAFSRTDLWDAIEQYIGRDRRFGGAVDKPSAK is encoded by the coding sequence ATGAGTAAGCCCTACACGCACAAAGACGCAGTCGAGTACAGGCCTGTGGACTGGACTGGAATCTATCCGCCCTCGTTCCCGGCAGGCTCTGTCCCGCATCACGTTGCCATCGTGATGGACGGTAATGGCCGTTGGGCAAATCAGCAAGGTCTGACTCGTGTTGAGGGGCACAAGGCAGGAGAAGCAGCACTTCTTGATGTTGTTGCCGGGGCTATTCAAGCAGGGGTGAAGCATCTGAGCGTGTATGCATTCAGTACAGAAAACTGGAAGAGATCACCGGAAGAAGTTCGCTTTCTGATGGGCTTTAACCGTGATGTTCTGCACCGTCGTCGAGATCAACTCAATGAGTGGGATGTCCGGGTGCGTTGGGCTGGGCGTAAACCCAAGTTGTGGCCTTCCGTCATAGAGGAACTTCAGTTTGCTGAAGAACTGACCAAGAAAAACAAAACCCTCACTTTGACCATGTGCGTGAATTATGGTGGCCGCACCGAAATCGCTGATGCAGTTCGTAAAATTTCGGCAGATGTAGCCTCTGGAAAAATCAATCCTTCCAAGGTGACAGAGAAGTTCATTGCGAAAAATCTCTACATACCCGATATGCCAGATGTGGACCTTTTTGTGCGATCTAGTGGGGAACAGCGCACCTCCAACTTCCTACTGTGGCAGTCTGCATACGCCGAGATGGTGTTTCTCAACCAACTGTGGCCAGCCTTCTCTCGAACGGATTTGTGGGATGCCATTGAGCAATACATCGGTCGAGATCGACGCTTCGGTGGAGCAGTAGATAAGCCCAGCGCGAAATAG
- a CDS encoding collagen-like protein has protein sequence MKKKRTQLSLITSALVSAVLLSSCSNQTPDVIPTSADSCERAVTTGLSAYELWITQGNTGSLQDFFDALVGEKGEDGYIGADGVNGEPGAPGAPGAPGASAYQLWLDGGNSGTPEDFLNSIAGADGLNGLNGLSAYQLWLSLGNTGTTQDFLDSLVGATGQQGIPGVCTAGDAGPQGPAGPIGPSGSPGPTGATGPQGIQGIQGIQGIQGPAGGFGAYGSFYHFPDQNLTQGVVAPIELSTTDFAQGVSVVDGYKVTFANAGKYNIMFSSQLKNNSNGRRNVTIWLSKNGISQAQWMSESSTDYILGTAADSEKNVAVLNYFVNAVPGDYFAIMIVSSGTGVVIDGGTSLNSAYNVPNIPATILTVNQVG, from the coding sequence ATGAAAAAGAAAAGAACTCAGTTATCACTCATTACGAGTGCACTGGTTTCTGCTGTGTTGCTTTCTTCGTGCAGCAACCAAACACCAGATGTGATTCCCACTTCTGCTGACTCCTGCGAACGCGCTGTCACCACAGGACTTAGTGCATACGAACTGTGGATTACCCAGGGGAACACAGGATCGCTGCAAGACTTTTTTGACGCACTTGTTGGAGAAAAAGGCGAAGATGGCTACATCGGTGCAGACGGTGTTAATGGCGAACCGGGTGCACCGGGTGCACCCGGTGCACCCGGTGCAAGCGCGTATCAATTGTGGCTGGATGGTGGGAACTCCGGAACTCCAGAAGATTTTTTAAATTCCATTGCCGGCGCTGATGGACTTAACGGTCTTAATGGCCTGAGCGCCTATCAATTGTGGTTATCCCTTGGGAACACGGGAACTACACAAGACTTCCTTGATTCCCTAGTCGGGGCAACCGGCCAGCAAGGAATTCCTGGGGTGTGTACTGCTGGAGATGCAGGTCCACAAGGGCCTGCCGGACCGATTGGTCCGTCAGGTTCGCCCGGCCCCACTGGGGCAACCGGACCACAGGGTATTCAAGGAATCCAGGGAATCCAAGGTATTCAGGGTCCAGCAGGTGGATTCGGAGCTTATGGAAGCTTCTACCATTTTCCAGATCAAAACTTGACACAGGGAGTTGTTGCACCAATTGAACTCTCAACAACTGATTTTGCGCAGGGAGTCAGTGTTGTTGATGGTTACAAGGTAACTTTTGCCAACGCAGGAAAATACAACATCATGTTTTCCTCGCAATTAAAAAACAACAGTAATGGCCGCAGAAACGTCACTATTTGGCTATCTAAGAATGGGATTTCACAAGCACAGTGGATGAGCGAATCCTCAACGGATTACATTCTTGGAACTGCAGCTGACTCTGAGAAAAATGTCGCGGTCTTAAATTATTTTGTCAACGCCGTACCAGGTGATTACTTCGCCATCATGATTGTCTCTAGCGGCACTGGAGTCGTCATTGACGGTGGGACAAGCTTGAACAGCGCGTACAACGTTCCCAACATCCCAGCAACCATCCTGACTGTTAATCAAGTTGGCTAA
- a CDS encoding trimeric intracellular cation channel family protein has product MLIAEPLDVPGWVNALAIGVGSLQGAIYASGFRDRRLDLFGIAVIGIATGLGGGFLRDILLNRLPIALTENWYIIVAVVAALLGMLLARLIRRVDWLITALDALALGLFGALGTTAALVSGLPFVPALFVGVITAVGGGFIRDLLLNMPISVMHVGSLYAIAAAAGSIALLLCNEANIGLEVSVPLSVAVTTILRLLAVRFGWSLPEQRMLKSLRNPKLVRPTDLTGPIETPRDL; this is encoded by the coding sequence GTGTTGATTGCTGAGCCTCTAGATGTGCCCGGATGGGTAAATGCGCTCGCTATTGGCGTTGGTAGCCTTCAGGGTGCGATCTATGCTTCTGGTTTTCGCGACCGTAGGCTCGATCTCTTTGGTATCGCCGTTATCGGTATCGCTACTGGTCTAGGTGGTGGATTCCTTCGAGATATCCTGCTCAATCGTTTGCCTATCGCTCTCACTGAGAACTGGTACATCATCGTTGCTGTCGTTGCAGCGTTGTTGGGAATGTTGCTTGCACGCCTGATCCGCAGAGTCGACTGGCTCATTACGGCGTTGGATGCCTTGGCACTTGGTTTGTTTGGCGCGTTGGGCACGACTGCTGCGCTCGTGTCAGGGTTGCCTTTCGTTCCAGCCCTTTTTGTGGGCGTCATTACCGCTGTCGGCGGTGGTTTTATCCGAGATTTACTTCTCAATATGCCTATTTCTGTCATGCATGTGGGATCGCTCTATGCCATTGCTGCAGCGGCGGGATCGATTGCTTTGCTGTTGTGTAACGAAGCAAACATTGGTTTGGAAGTGAGTGTTCCACTCAGCGTCGCTGTGACAACAATTCTGAGATTGCTCGCAGTGCGTTTTGGCTGGTCCTTGCCTGAACAGCGCATGTTGAAGTCATTGCGCAACCCGAAACTGGTGCGCCCTACTGATTTGACTGGCCCCATCGAAACTCCGCGGGATCTCTAA
- a CDS encoding DsbA family protein, producing MTEPIKVDIWSDVQCPWCYIGKRKFEAGAKLYGKPVEVEYHSFELAPDTPVDYEGDPVQYLSERKGIPVEQVHHMLERVTGIAESVGLHYNYDAVHQTNTIKAHEVLHYAKAHGKQHEMKERLLKAYFIDGEHVGKSENLAKLAGEIGLDEQDVLRSLDAEEYLSSVKADMAQAREYGINGVPFYVIDGKYGISGAQDAATFAAALNEASENRA from the coding sequence ATGACCGAACCCATCAAGGTTGATATTTGGTCTGATGTACAGTGCCCCTGGTGTTACATCGGAAAACGAAAGTTTGAAGCAGGTGCCAAGCTCTATGGAAAGCCTGTCGAGGTGGAGTACCACTCCTTCGAGTTAGCACCAGATACACCGGTGGATTATGAGGGAGATCCAGTTCAGTATCTGAGTGAGCGCAAAGGCATTCCCGTTGAGCAAGTACACCACATGCTTGAGCGAGTTACTGGAATAGCCGAAAGTGTGGGTCTTCACTACAACTATGACGCTGTTCACCAAACCAACACCATCAAAGCTCACGAGGTGTTGCATTACGCCAAAGCACACGGCAAACAACATGAGATGAAAGAACGCCTCCTCAAGGCTTATTTCATCGATGGTGAGCATGTAGGCAAGAGCGAAAATTTAGCAAAGCTAGCTGGCGAGATTGGTTTAGACGAGCAGGATGTGTTGCGTAGTTTGGATGCTGAAGAGTATCTCTCTTCAGTGAAGGCAGACATGGCGCAAGCTCGGGAATATGGCATCAATGGTGTGCCGTTTTATGTCATTGATGGCAAATATGGAATCTCTGGTGCGCAGGATGCGGCAACATTCGCTGCTGCACTGAATGAAGCTTCAGAAAACAGGGCCTAA
- the dusB gene encoding tRNA dihydrouridine synthase DusB, protein MTMTSVKTGARAGNLNIGPIQAEVPVVLAPMAGITNMAYRRLCREQGSGIFVSEMITSRALVERTPGSMHLIQTHPSEEIRSIQLYGVAPKTVREAVTMLVAEDRADHIDLNFGCPVPKVTRKGGGSALPWKKDLFREIVEEAVKAAGDIPLTIKIRKGIDADHLTFIEAGKAAEGAGVAAIALHGRTASEFYSGHADWNAIGELKQAVTSIPVLGNGDIWSAEDALRMMDETGCDGVVVGRGCLGRPWLFAELDAAFRERAGLQKPGNRIEPTLGYVATTLRRHLELLIEFFDSEEHACRDIRKHMAWYFKGYPVGGDVRSQLAQVTSLQHLDDLLGQLDWSTPYPGADAEGQRGRQGTPKRPSLPDRWLESQELSDAEKAVVAHAEIDASGG, encoded by the coding sequence ATGACGATGACGAGTGTGAAGACAGGTGCCCGGGCGGGCAATTTGAACATTGGGCCCATTCAGGCCGAAGTTCCTGTCGTGCTCGCACCTATGGCTGGCATTACCAACATGGCCTACCGTCGGCTGTGTCGTGAGCAAGGTTCAGGAATTTTTGTCTCCGAGATGATCACTTCGCGGGCTCTGGTAGAGCGTACGCCTGGATCGATGCACTTGATCCAAACACACCCCAGTGAAGAAATCCGTTCCATCCAGCTATATGGAGTGGCGCCAAAAACGGTCCGTGAAGCTGTCACCATGCTTGTGGCTGAAGACCGTGCAGACCACATTGATCTCAATTTTGGTTGTCCTGTCCCAAAAGTCACTCGTAAGGGTGGTGGTTCGGCATTGCCTTGGAAAAAAGACTTGTTCCGGGAGATTGTCGAAGAAGCAGTTAAGGCTGCTGGTGATATTCCACTGACCATCAAGATACGAAAAGGCATCGATGCTGACCACCTCACGTTTATTGAAGCTGGTAAAGCAGCAGAGGGGGCAGGGGTTGCCGCTATTGCTTTGCACGGGAGAACAGCCTCCGAGTTTTATTCGGGGCATGCTGACTGGAATGCAATCGGTGAACTCAAGCAAGCCGTGACAAGTATTCCTGTTCTAGGTAACGGAGACATTTGGTCTGCCGAAGATGCTCTTCGAATGATGGATGAAACCGGCTGTGACGGAGTCGTTGTTGGGCGTGGCTGCCTGGGGCGTCCCTGGCTTTTCGCCGAATTAGACGCTGCGTTCCGCGAGCGTGCGGGACTCCAAAAACCTGGCAACAGAATTGAACCCACACTGGGATATGTTGCAACCACTTTGCGCCGTCACCTTGAGCTCTTAATTGAGTTCTTTGATTCAGAAGAGCATGCCTGCCGTGACATCCGCAAACACATGGCCTGGTATTTCAAAGGGTACCCGGTTGGGGGAGATGTTCGTTCTCAACTGGCTCAAGTCACCAGCTTGCAACACCTCGATGATCTGCTCGGCCAGCTTGATTGGTCTACGCCCTATCCGGGAGCGGATGCTGAAGGTCAGCGCGGTCGTCAAGGGACTCCGAAGCGACCTTCTTTGCCAGATAGATGGCTGGAATCTCAGGAGCTTAGCGACGCGGAAAAAGCTGTTGTTGCCCATGCTGAAATCGATGCGAGTGGTGGCTAA